One Helicobacter pylori genomic window, TTTTGCATTAGCCGATTTATTATTGTTATCAAAGATTGCCATCTGATGCTCCTTTCTTTATTAAAAACTTCTTCAAAATTTTTCATGTTCCATTTGGTGAAACTCATGGGGTTTATGGGCTGATTTAAAAACCGCACTTCATAATGCAAATGCGGCCCTGTACTCATTCCTGTATTACCACTATACCCAATCAACTGCCCTTTTTTGACAAATTCGCCCGTTTTTACGACGATTTTATTCAAATGGGCGTAGTAGGTTTTAAAACCAAAAGGGTGGAAAACTTTAATCAAATTCCCATACCCCCCATTCCACCCTTTGCTCGCTAACCCCACTACCCCGCTCGCGCTCGCATACACAGGGGTGTTAATAGCGGTGCTCAAGTCAAGCCCGGTATGGTTGTGCAACACATGCAAAATAGGGTGGATTCTTTTATTAAAGGCGGCTGAAACGCGCCGATAGGATTCTAGCGGGTAGTCATTGGGGATAAGGCGCATGATAAAGCTTTTTTGAAGCCCGGTAATCCCAGCGACATCCAAGCGGCTGGAAAAATTACCCTCTTCTTTTTCTTCTTCAGGCCTATTCACTCCCACCACTTCTTCTAAATCGT contains:
- the csd1 gene encoding peptidoglycan DD-metalloendopeptidase Csd1, with the translated sequence MFLDRRLIVMVTDSKGSRYINVHILFRQIGLYALLSVVGSLLFLGISLLVLNKEIKNIDKQHALITKEFEKKKETNEKLSLQMDEFLDDLQLSGERINDLEEVVGVNRPEEEKEEGNFSSRLDVAGITGLQKSFIMRLIPNDYPLESYRRVSAAFNKRIHPILHVLHNHTGLDLSTAINTPVYASASGVVGLASKGWNGGYGNLIKVFHPFGFKTYYAHLNKIVVKTGEFVKKGQLIGYSGNTGMSTGPHLHYEVRFLNQPINPMSFTKWNMKNFEEVFNKERSIRWQSLITIINRLMQKQDQRLSSLKAQK